In Leishmania mexicana MHOM/GT/2001/U1103 complete genome, chromosome 20, one genomic interval encodes:
- a CDS encoding putative phosphomannomutase produces MGSKAILLFDVDGTLTPPRNPETHDMKEALLKARAAGFKLGVVGGSDFAKQKEQLGESILEDFDYVFSENGLLAYKDGKEFHRNSLLRALGNEKVVAFVKKCLHLIADLDIPVQRGTFVEFRNGMFNVSPIGRNCSQQERDEFENLDKERHIREKLIRELKEAFPDYQLAYSVGGQISFDVFPKGWDKTYCLQFVENDFETIHFFGDKTSEGGNDYEIFTDSRTIGHSVKTYKDTIAILEALLEDSR; encoded by the coding sequence ATGGGCTCCAAGGCTATTCTTCTCTTTGACGTTGATGGCACCctcacgccgccgcgcaaCCCGGAAACCCATGACatgaaggaggcgctgtTGAAGGCTCGTGCAGCTGGGTTCAAGCTTGGCGTCGTCGGTGGCTCCGACTTTGCCAAGCAGAAGGAGCAGCTGGGCGAGTCGATTCTGGAGGACTTTGACTATGTGTTTTCCGAGAACGGTCTATTGGCCTACAAGGATGGCAAAGAGTTTCACCGCAACAGCTTGCTGAGGGCTCTTGGGAACGAGAAGGTTGTGGCATTTGTAAAGAAGTGTCTGCACCTCATCGCCGATTTGGACATTCCAGTGCAGCGCGGCACGTTTGTGGAGTTCCGCAACGGTATGTTCAACGTATCTCCCATCGGCCGCAACTGCTCGCAGCAGGAGCGTGATGAGTTCGAGAATCTCGACAAGGAGCGCCACATCCGTGAGAAGCTCATCAGGGAGCTCAAGGAGGCCTTCCCTGACTACCAGCTTGCCTATTCCGTAGGTGGTCAAATCAGTTTTGACGTCTTCCCAAAGGGGTGGGATAAGACTTACTGCCTTCAGTTTGTTGAGAATGACTTTGAAACCATTCACTTTTTCGGTGATAAGACGTCAGAGGGCGGCAACGATTATGAGATCTTCACTGATTCTCGCACAATCGGTCATTCTGTGAAGACATATAAGGATACAATTGCGATTCTTGAGGCACTTCTCGAGGATTCGCGGTGA